The genomic segment TCCGACCAGGCGGATTCATGCGCGCTGGCGATGGCGGGGTTCAGCGTGTCCGGCGTGTTCGGCAACCATGAGCAAGAGGTGATCGAGGCGTTGGCGATCGGCGACGACCTGGGGCTGCGGCCCGAGACGATCGACCTGTTCATGGCGCTGGAGCCGGTCATCCTCATCGACAACGTCTGCTTCTGCCACGACAGCCCGCCGGGCATCAGCCACAATCCGATGGAGCACTTTTTCAGCCGGGACACGGCGCTGCCGGCCACGCGCTACCACATCGTGTTCTCGGGCCACACGCACTTTCGCGCCGCACGCGACGAGCACGGCCCGCACGATCTCGGCACCGGCGTGCTGCAGATCCGCCCGCACCGCCACTACAGCATCAACCCCGGCGCGATGACCGCCGGTCAATTTGCCATCTGGGACCGCTCCCAGAGTATGATTCGTTTCTTTAATGTCCATGCCTAAAATGCCTGGCGACCGCGCCGGCGCACCGTCCCGCCGGTCCGGCCGGATGGTCAGCCGTAAGACGAAGATTGTTGCCACGCTCGGCCCGGCCTCGCGCAGCGAGGAGCAGATTGCCGCGCTGATCGGCGCCGGGGTCGATATCGTGCGCCTGAACTTCTCACACGGCACGCACGACGACCACGGCGAGGTCATCACGCGCGTGCGGCGCGTGGCCGAGCGGCTCGGCCGCCCGGTCGGCATAATGCAGGACTTGCAGGGGCCGAAGATCCGCGTCGGCAAGCTGGCAGGCGGACAGCCGGTGCAACTGGAGAATGGCACCACGCTGACGATCACCACCCGTGACGTCGTCGGTTCCGGCGCGCTCGTCTCGACGACCTACCAGGGCCTGCCGAGCGACGTCAAGGCCGGCGACCGCATCTTGCTGGATGACGGCAACCTGGAACTGCGCGTCGAGGCGGTGCGCGCGGACGAGGTGACGACGACGGTTATCCAGGGCGGATTGCTGGGCGAGCATAAAGGCATCAACCTGCCGGGCGTGGACGTCTCGGCGCCCGCGCTGTCGCAGAAAGACCGCGACGACCTGGCGTTTGGCCTGCAGAACGGCGTGGACTACGTGGCGATGTCGTTCGTGCGGCGCGGCGAGGACGTGCTGGGCGCCAAGAGCTTGATCCGCGCGCTGTGCGGTGCGGATGTGCCGGTCATCGCCAAGCTGGAGAAACCGCAGGCGCTCGACAACCTGCGCGACATCCTGGAAGCGGCCGACGGCGTGATGGTGGCGCGCGGCGACCTGGGCGTGGAGTTGTCGCCGCAGGAAGTGCCGATCGCGCAGAAACGCATCATCGCCGCGGCCAACATGCGCGGGCGGCTGGTCATCACCGCGACGCAGATGCTCGAATCGATGATCGAGAACCCGCGCCCGACGCGCGCCGAGGCGTCCGACGTGGCTAATGCGATCTTCGACGGCACCGATGCCGTGATGCTGTCCGGCGAGACGGCGACGGGCGCGTTCCCGGTGCAGGCCGTGTCGATGATGGCGACCATTGCCATGGAAGCCGAGAGAAACCTCGACCGCTGGGGACGGTGGCGCGACAACTCCGTGGTCACCAGCGACGACGCACGCGCCATCGCCAGCGCGGCGGTGGAACTTTCGCTGGAACGCGA from the Chloroflexota bacterium genome contains:
- a CDS encoding metallophosphoesterase family protein, which encodes MNVIPERLALFADAHGHVDLIEQALKVLKWEQVEHIVLLGDLIDRSDQADSCALAMAGFSVSGVFGNHEQEVIEALAIGDDLGLRPETIDLFMALEPVILIDNVCFCHDSPPGISHNPMEHFFSRDTALPATRYHIVFSGHTHFRAARDEHGPHDLGTGVLQIRPHRHYSINPGAMTAGQFAIWDRSQSMIRFFNVHA
- the pyk gene encoding pyruvate kinase; this translates as MVSRKTKIVATLGPASRSEEQIAALIGAGVDIVRLNFSHGTHDDHGEVITRVRRVAERLGRPVGIMQDLQGPKIRVGKLAGGQPVQLENGTTLTITTRDVVGSGALVSTTYQGLPSDVKAGDRILLDDGNLELRVEAVRADEVTTTVIQGGLLGEHKGINLPGVDVSAPALSQKDRDDLAFGLQNGVDYVAMSFVRRGEDVLGAKSLIRALCGADVPVIAKLEKPQALDNLRDILEAADGVMVARGDLGVELSPQEVPIAQKRIIAAANMRGRLVITATQMLESMIENPRPTRAEASDVANAIFDGTDAVMLSGETATGAFPVQAVSMMATIAMEAERNLDRWGRWRDNSVVTSDDARAIASAAVELSLERDVKAILAFTRSGRTARLLSKERPACPIYAFSPDAVVVRRMALMWGVYPRQTPFVSTSEAMFETADETVLAHGLAERGDPVVFVGSMPVIDGGHTNFLKLHRIGES